The window ACTGACGTTTTTTAGAAAGCTCCTCAATTTCTTTCTGTATTTTTTCCCGGGCTGCAGACTTTGCCGTGATTGTTTTTTGAATTTCTTCTTTACTTTTTCCTTTCAACTCGGCAGGAAGTTCACTTTCCTTAACACTGGCAATAAATCCGGCATCTTTTTCAGCTTTGTCCACAAGATCCCAGTGATCATTCTTGTATGCGTTCTTTCTAGATTTGGCAACGGTTCTTTCCACTAAGTTGGATGCCGATTGTGCCTCCGCATTTTTATCCTGTGTGATCTGCTTAAGCCTGTATTCCGAACCGCGATTTCCATAATAGATATAGGTATCATTCAATTGGGTATTGCATTCGGAAATCCGGATGTCATAAGGCGTTTCAATATACATAACTTTCCTGTTGCTGTCAATATTGAAATATTTTCCGCCTCCTAATGAAGCCCCGTTTTGCCAGGAAGTCTGGATGCCTTCCTCCCGGCTTCCACAGAAAATGGTGTTAGTGTATATATTTTTAGCTTTCGCTTTTGAAACCACTTCTTTATAATTTACCTTTCCCTGATCGAATGCTTCATTCCCCGCAATATAGATCAGTTTCATGCTTTTCCCGTTTTCATCCCAGTTGAGGTTGGCAGAGGCATCACGGATCACTGCACCGCAGTATTCATTGCCACCGTTGGTTCTTAAGGCAAATAATTTTTCAGAAACCAGGTCGAGATCCTGAGTGAGAGGGGTTACCTGACGGATGTAATTTTCATCACGGATTCCGTCATTCCCATATTCGTACAAAGCAATTTCAATCTCGGGAGCCTTGCCATTATATTTCAGGGTAGTCAGTGTATTTACGATATTCCAGAGTCTGGATTTGGCCTGATCAATCAGCCCGTCCATACTATTGGACGTATCCAGCAGAAGGGCGACCTGAATTTTGTTGTCTTTTGTGGTGGAATGGGCAGGTATCAATACATTACTTTGAACCTGTGGATGATTATCATTACTTTTTGCATAGCGGTTATCAGGAAAATTTCCGGAGCTTAAAAAAGTGGTACCTGCTGCAAGTGCTAA of the Chryseobacterium aureum genome contains:
- a CDS encoding vWA domain-containing protein; its protein translation is MTTLKILALAAGTTFLSSGNFPDNRYAKSNDNHPQVQSNVLIPAHSTTKDNKIQVALLLDTSNSMDGLIDQAKSRLWNIVNTLTTLKYNGKAPEIEIALYEYGNDGIRDENYIRQVTPLTQDLDLVSEKLFALRTNGGNEYCGAVIRDASANLNWDENGKSMKLIYIAGNEAFDQGKVNYKEVVSKAKAKNIYTNTIFCGSREEGIQTSWQNGASLGGGKYFNIDSNRKVMYIETPYDIRISECNTQLNDTYIYYGNRGSEYRLKQITQDKNAEAQSASNLVERTVAKSRKNAYKNDHWDLVDKAEKDAGFIASVKESELPAELKGKSKEEIQKTITAKSAAREKIQKEIEELSKKRQLYIDGEMKKRGTDDSDDLGKAIESSILELAKKNGYSL